A window from Rana temporaria chromosome 8, aRanTem1.1, whole genome shotgun sequence encodes these proteins:
- the LOC120910554 gene encoding zinc finger protein OZF-like gives MEEGCPLDSQDFTKGDHNHAENDQDDERKDFEVEGKEEEEETLVSGDQQSMEEGCPLYSRDSTQEVHNYKENDQGEEQKDIKVEHKEEEEERLVSGDQQSMEEGEKIMESKQEESSLHKDTSGRCAWNVSEGRLMSSPDYNVKSDDITQHFPGENIISQDTRRSADPSDPPESSDISHDETPETPLRSDGAEKSTDLSKLEESSLNQEKAHTCSVCGKPFTKKSALLTHQRGHKGKRSYSCSECGKCFAKNQLLLEHQRIHTGERPYPCSVCGKCFTQRRYFLRHQKTHKADRPYPCSECGKCFAKNQLLLEHQRIHTGERPYPCSVCGKCFTQRRYFLRHQKTHKADRPYPCSECGKCFSEKRRLHVHQKIHKGERPHSCPECGKCFILKYSLGRHLKTHTGARPYSCSECGNRFTQKESLLKHQLCHTGERPYSCSECGRCFAEKGSLVVHQKFHTNERPHSCAGNVLLGRWTFLNTRELTQDQSSEDLLAIAGFSAFLSVTVRRI, from the exons atggaggagggttgTCCTCTGGATTCTCAGGATTTCACCAAGGGAGATCACAACCATGCAGAGAATGATCAG GATGATGAGCGAAAAGACTTTGAAGTTGAGggtaaggaggaagaagaagagacgttggtgagtggagatcagcagtctatggaggagggttgtcctctgtattcccgggattccacccaGGAAGTTCACAACTATAAAGAGAATGATCAG ggtgaagaacagaaagacatcaaagttgagcataaagaggaagaagaagagaggttggtgagtggagatcagcagtctatggaggagggggagaagattaTGGAAAGTAAACAGGAGGAATCTTCTCTACATAAAGACACAA GTGGACGCTGCGCCTGGAATGTCTCTGAGGGACGTCTGATGTCATCGCCAGACTATAATGTAAAAtctgatgacatcacacaacacttTCCAGGAGAAAACATTATTAGTCAGGATACACGGAGATCAGCGGATCCCTCCGATCCTCCGGAGTCCTCTGATATATCACATGATGAGACTCCAGAGACTCCTCTAAGATCTGATGGTGCGGAGAAATCTACAGATCTATCTAAACTCGAGGAATCTTCCCTAAACCAAGAAAAAGCTCACACCTGTTCAGTGTGCGGGAAACCTTTCACTAAAAAGAGTGCACTCCTCACACACCAGAGAGGTCACAAAGGTAAGCGctcctattcatgttcagagtgcgggaaatgcttcgCTAAGAACCAACTGCTTCTTgagcaccagagaattcacacaggggaAAGGCCATATCCGTGTTCagtgtgcgggaagtgtttcactCAGAGGAGATACTTCCTCAGGCATCAGAAAACTCACAAGGCTGACCGTCCTTatccatgttcagagtgcgggaaatgcttcgCTAAGAACCAACTGCTTCTTgagcaccagagaattcacacaggggaAAGGCCATATCCGTGTTCagtgtgcgggaagtgtttcactCAGAGGAGATACTTCCTCAGGCATCAGAAAACTCACAAGGCTGACCGTCCTTatccatgttcagagtgcgggaaatgtttcagtgAGAAAAGAAGGCTTCATGTGCACCAGAAAATTCACAAAGGTGAGCGTCCCCATTCATGTCCAGAGTGCGGAAAATGCTTCATTCTCAAATACAGCCTTGGTAGACACCTGAAAACTCACACGGGTGCACGTCCTTATTCGTGCTCAGAGTGCGGGAACCGTTTCACTCAGAAAGAAAGCCTTCTCAAACACCAGCTTTGTCACACTGGCGAGCGTCCctattcgtgttcagagtgcgggagatGTTTCGCTGAGAAAGGAAGCCTTGTTGTACACCAGAAATTTCACACAAATGAGCGTCCTCATTcatgtgcgggaaatgttttgttaGGAAGGTGGACCTTCTTAAacaccagagaactcacacag GATCAAAGCAGTGAGGATCTCCTGGCAATAGCTGGTTTCTCTGCCTTCTTATCAGTGACAGTGCGCAGGATttga